The following are from one region of the Onthophagus taurus isolate NC unplaced genomic scaffold, IU_Otau_3.0 ScKx7SY_15, whole genome shotgun sequence genome:
- the LOC111423958 gene encoding uncharacterized protein, producing MSILNVSDKVEFDNSLVRIQYHNHLPYSSNSFNNSDEIRIAIQQQDVYTLPSQSFIYVQGKLLKDDGTVDKDSKLSVNPIAHMFSEVRFECGGNVIDRVRNPGIASTLKTLCSLTRSEYYHASNAGFEYPNVKVNENTGDFDFCVPLKYFLGFAEDYNKILINLRQELVLVRSNSDNNVIESLLPNVKFNINKIVWKVPHVSVADVERLKLLEYIEQGIELDMGFRSFDLHEYPSLPKSRQHTWTIKTSTQLEKPRYFILGFQINRKDNRSASQFDHCDLTDMKVFLNSEKYPYEALNLNFKTGQIAVLYEMYCNFAKTYYDRELAEPMFNRDTFLAHTPIIVIDCSRQNDILNVGTVDIRIGFEKSEEILNATSLYCLILHDRVFKYVPLAGMINQI from the coding sequence atgAGTATCTTAAACGTCTCGGATAAAGTAGAATTTGATAATTCACTCGTACGGATTCAGTATCATAATCATTTACCATACTCATCAAATTCTTTTAACAATAGCGATGAAATTCGTATTGCAATTCAACAACAGGACGTTTACACGTTACCAAGTCAATCTTTTATTTACGTACAAGGGAAACTATTGAAAGATGACGGAACCGTTGATAaagattcaaaattatcaGTAAATCCGATCGCTCATATGTTTAGTGAAGTACGATTTGAATGTGGAGGGAATGTAATTGACAGAGTAAGAAATCCAGGAATAGCTAGCACATTAAAAACTCTTTGCTCATTAACAAGATCGGAATACTATCATGCCTCTAATGCAGGTTTCGAATATCCAAATGttaaagtaaatgaaaatacaggagattttgatttttgtgttcccttgaaatattttcttggtTTCGCAgaagattataataaaattttgataaatctcCGCCAAGAACTAGTTTTAGTGCGCAGTAATTCAGACAACAATGTTATTGAAAGTCTTTTACCTAATGTGaagtttaatattaataaaatagtatgGAAAGTCCCTCATGTTTCTGTAGCCGATGTTGaacgtttaaaacttttagagtACATAGAACAAGGAATTGAATTAGACATGGGCTTTAGATCATTTGATTTACATGAATACCCATCATTACCAAAAAGTAGACAACACACATGGACAATTAAAACATCTACTCAATTAGAAAAGCCCAGATACTTTATATTAGGGTTTCAAATCAATAGAAAAGATAATCGTTCTGCATCACAATTTGACCACTGTGATTTAACAGATATGAAAGTGTTTTTAAATAGTGAGAAATATCCCTATGaagctttaaatttaaattttaagacaggTCAAATTGCAGTTTTATATGAAATGTATTGTAATTTCGCAAAGACCTATTACGATCGAGAACTTGCAGAACCAATGTTTAACAGAGATACATTTTTAGCACATACACCGATTATTGTAATTGATTGTTCACggcaaaatgatattttaaatgttggaACCGTAGATATTCGCATTGGATTTGAAAAGAGTGAAGAGATACTTAATGCTACTTCGCTCTACTGTTTAATCTTACATGATAGAGTTTTCAAATATGTTCCTTTAGCTGGTATGATTAATCAAATATAG